The window ACGGTGTGGCGTCCAGGAATGCAGTACCATTCCAAGTCAATCCACGTTCAGCTGAGAAAACCATTAAAAACATATCCAACGCTATCTTCTTTTCGGAATACAACTCCTTGGGATGTGTGCTTGAATCCCTGTGTGATCGATCAAGATGGATCCTCAAGTCCGTGAAATATGCAGCCACTGCCGAAGTAAGCACCAACATGTCTCACACACAATACCATAGCGCTTTCTAATAAGACACATGCCATTCCACGCCCCCAATTCTTCCTTTTtacctttttctctctctttttttctcttctccaaattTCTTCCATGTTAATGGAGATTACACTCTTTTCGCCATGGGGCTGTTCAAGCGTCTCGTCTTTCTGGCGGCGCTGTTCTGCAATGGTGTCGCCGCGCAGAGCTTTGCTTCCGTGCTTACAGAAGCACCACAATGTGCTGTTAGTTTACGACATCCTATCGAAAACGAAACGAATATGCTGATGGGTGATAGGCCGATTGTCTGGTTACGTTGTTTAGTGAGGAACCGTTTGCGGGGAAGAATCAAAGCGCgatttgccaagatcaacagtTCGCTGATGAGATTGGGAATTGTCTGACGGCGAAATGCACGGTACGACAGACTTTGGGTATGAATGATGGATTGAGACGAAAGAATGAGCACTGATTTGGGAGCAGATTTTATCAAAATGTCATCGGCCGTATGCGGAATTAAACCGACCAACAATGTCCTCCTATATCGCTTAACGACactcatcatggctggtcTTGCATTGCTTTTCTTCGCCTTACGGATAATAGCCACAGTCAGATTACGTCTTACATGGGCGATGGACGATACAATGGCTGTCGCCTCGGCTGTAAGTCTTTCGACTGCTGGGATGGAGGATGATACTCATGCTTAACAGATCTTGCTGATACCGGTTGTTGTCATTATGCAATTTAGTATGTCGTCTTGCGTGGATCCAAGGCCAGGTGGCTAACTGACAGTTCAACAGTGATGCAAaacggtcttggtgttgacctGTGGTATCTCTCAGACCATCAAATCACAGAAGGATTCAGAGTAAGCCCATCACCTTTCTTGTATACACAGCCAGCTGACTTCTCTCtagctcttcttctttctcgaAATGTTCTACCTAACCGCCCGCGTCCTCGTCAAATCTACGATTCTATGCTTCTTCCTACGCATCTTCAGCAACCCCAGATTCCGCCTCATCGTTAAAGTCACACTAGCGTTCAACGTTCTTATCGGTGTTACATTCTTTATCCTTGTCTTCTTCCAAACGACACCGATTGGTCTCTTCTGGATCGGATGGCAGACCAAGGACGCTGAAAAAGTCATGCTGGGAATTATACGGCTGACGCTACCACACGccgcccttgttcttgcgctGGATATATGGGTGCTTATCTTGCCAATTACCCAGCTTTGGGAGTTGGGACtgaagttgaggaagaagattgGCGTTATGGCCATGTTTAGTTTTGGTATCTTGTGAGTTACACAGACTCTCTTGCTGACCAGCCTGCCTATTTACTGACCATGCCCAGCCTTACGATTGTTGCTGTGATTCGAGTAGATCAATTAATCCTCTTTGCAAGATCACAAGACTTGACAGGTACGACCACCAAGTACATCCAAAGATGACCCAACTAACAAACCAGTTATCAACGCACAAAAAGCCATGATCTGGTCCTGCATCGAGATATCAGTAGGCATCATGGTATCATGCATGCCACACATCCGCAATTTAGTCCGACACATAAAATCACGAATACGCGAAAAgagaggaaaggaaaaggaaccGAGCAACGAAGCGGTATTTATTCAACGATCACTTGTACCGATATCAGTAGGTGATGCGACGTCGGAACCAGCGTTGTTTGACGAAGGgggtttgttgaagaataGTGCTgcgacgagaacaacgacgacgactactactactactacaaATACAGATGTTATAACAACTGTCTCTACGACGATAGGGACCGGAAAGATGGAGAGTATAAATGGGAGGTCGAGTGGTTATGCGAGCGATGCAGATACACAAGTTTAGATACCAAGATACCCAAGCGATTTTTATATACTTTATGTAAAGAACATTAGCCGTCATTTGTTAAACAAATCGCAATCATCGATACGCAAAGACAGGATGCTGCGACAAACATGATCTGCATCTGTGGAATGGACTCATTCATGATTGTCGGAATTTAGCTCCATCTGATAAACATCCACTAAAACCGCCTGAGTTTAGGTGCTGAAGCTACTGCAAGCACACACCAGGAACAGGTCCCACAGTGGATATTTAGCGACAATCACATCGACAAGAGATCAGAAGCTTGAGTTGGATCATGTAATTGTCATTACtatatattatttatttatttatttaattttGGTATCATCAAGGTCATTAAAACCATCCCCCATCTATCGGCAAGTGTATCCACCATCAATGACGAGATCGCTACCAGTAGTATAAGTACTAGCATCAGACAAGAAGTAAACATaagcagccttgagctccttggcatcTCCGTTTCGGCCCATGGGGATCATGCTCCTCCACAGCTCCTGGGTCTCGGCGTCGATAAAGTCAGACAGGCCGGTGTCGATGTAGCCGggagagatggagttgaCGCGGGCAAAGTCGCGCCACTCGTTGGCGAGAGAGCGTGCCATGTGGATGCAGCCCGCCTTGGCGACGTTGTAAGAGGTCTGCTCTTGAGGGTAGTTGGCGATGTGGCCGGACATGGAGGAGGTAATAACGAAGGAGCCGTGGCCTTGCTTGCGGAAGAGAGCGCCGACGGCCTTGGCGCAGTAGGCGGTGCCGTTGAGGTCGATCTGGATAACGTGGTCCCAGTCGGCAGCGGAGCCGTCAATGACACCAGCGTTGGCAGTAGCACCGGCGCTGACATTGTTAGTATAACATCAATTGAACAGATTGAGGGTACTTACTTGGCGACAAATCCGTCAATCTTGCCAAAgtccttgacaacctcgCCAACAAATCGCTCAACATCGTTGTAGTCGGCAGCGTTGAGCTTGtaagccttggccttgacgcCGTACTccttgacgagctcctcGACGTTCTTGTCGGCGCCCTCCTTGCGGGAAGCGTAGGTGATGGCGACGTCGGCGCCCATCTCAGCGGCACCGCGGGCGGCCTCGATACCCATGCCTCGGGGGCCGGAAGCGCcggtgacgacgacgaccttgcccttgaggctgaggaggtcgaggatgTGGTTGGCCTTGGGGATTTGTTGAACCATGGTTGCGGTAGTGGAAGTAGATGTGGTAAAGATGGGTGAGTGATGAGTAGTGATGGATAGAGAAAGTGAGGGACAAAAGAGGAGGGAGGTTAGACTATTTGTACAAATCGGGAGTTGGTCAAGTCATGGCGTGaggtgttttgttttgctACAGAAAACTAAAAGCAGCATTGTATCTGCATGGATGGGATGCATCCCAAGCTGTGGTGGGTGGGATGGATGGGTCCAGTGATGTCATGgagtcaagaacaaaaaaacagCTCTTAGACAAAAGACATCGGCGATTAAACAAGAGAGATCCACAACAATTGATGGAGAATTGATCTAGTCCTTGATAAATTGATGGAGAACTCATCCAGTCACTTATGCAATTGTTTGTATTATCGCTGCTCGAACATTCTAGGAACAAGACGGAGGAGAATGCCCCTCCATTTGACGTTGACGCGTCGAGGGGTAATTTGTTGTTGGGTCAGTCACAGTCACATTCAGTCACCTTGGTAGTTACTGGTGGGACGAATGAGACCATGTCTACAAGATCCAACGTTTTTTTAGTTTATGTACTGTCCATCAATTGGTTGCTGTCTAATATACTTTTATCAGTGGTGAGACGCGTGCATGCAAAAACACCACCTCTGAGCTGAGCGTGGCGGGGTAATTGACCAGGTAATGCTTCACCATCACTCTGTGGTGTTTATTGCGCATGCGTCTTCGATGCGATCGAGGAGATATGGTGTTTTGTTTACTTGTATGGACCATTTCATCATTACTACCAACCCATAACCAATTACTTACAGCAACACAGACTCTCTAACAAAATACCACCGAGACCTCCCCCGCGGGTGGATATCCTCGAGCGTCATTCTCCCgtctctcttccttgctTAGACTTGCCAAACCCCGCAGAACGGCCGGGCTTGACCGCTCTCTTTTGGGTTTAGTTTTGTGTCTCTCGTTGCATTAGGTCCGCAGGCGCGTTCGACTTGGAAGCGCATCAGTCGATAAATAACTGACTGCactggttggtgtttgagagCTGCTGGTGGGGGCTGCAATCCCGGTCCGACAGCAGTTGCTACAGTGCTACAGACGCTAAAGTTACCCTGGACCTGACAAGGCATGACAAGACACGACAAATGATGAGTTAATACATCACCAATGCTTACTGACTCTTGGTATACCTGAGTAATAATGCTCATCTTATGTTGAGTAATTAAAAGTTATCACTCTGCATTTTGTAATACATCACCCAACCCAAACACCAGCATATAAACACATCACCAAAGGAGGGGTCATGTCTCACAAGCCACACATTGCACATGTTGAGATGCATCAGTAACAATTTATTACCCAAAACCCTGCAATCTCTCGCCGCTTTAAACTAAATAAGGTATCGGAAATCCcgcttcatcctcaaagCCTCATCAGGGCTATCCATCACCTCAACCGCAGCCGTGTGCGCAGCCACatcctgtcttgtctcccAAGCAGTCGCCTCTCCcctctcaagcttcttgttgaggtcaATCAGCACCAGCCTGAAAATGTAGCATCCCAGCACAGTAACACCAAACATGGACAGCACAATGCCGTAGCTCTTGCGGTATCCGTTCTCCTTGAGATCCCACACGTATGAACCCGCCACGTTGCCCAATTGACTGAACGCGTTGATCATGGCAATCGCGACGGCGCGCTTGGCAGGTGGTCGGGGGAATGACGACGAGATCCACGAGTAAAACACGATGAAACCGGCGTAGGACGATGCTTGAAGGAAGAGGGCGAGGTATCGCGCTGCGACAGCCTCGGTGGccatgctgatgatgaagccgATTGTTCCGACACAAATTGGACCGACAATATGCCAGAACTATTTAATTGTTAGTATACATCCCCAATTGACGCGAAGCAATTGAAACTAACCTTTTcttgtgtcttgtcagaGTGCCAAGCGTTGATGACCGAGACAATACAAGAGAAAACCCATGGGGGCGCACTCATGAGAAGAGTGGGAACGTAGCCGAAGCCAAGTGTCTGGGTCAAACTGGGCTGTTGACTTGTTAGCAACGTCGCGCATTTAATGAAACGCAATTGACTTACAAAAAAGGCATTGAACGAGAGTCCAACGACGTACGCGGTAAAGGTAAGCATCATGATGTaaatcttgacatccttgaccGCAAGCTTGAGACCGTAGAAAGCACTCTCCTCACGAGAATCCTCATCGGCCTCACCAACATCCTCCACCATGCGCAATTGCGCAACCTgtctctcctcctcggtgaaACCACGCGAGTTGTGAGGCAAATCAGGAAGAATAAAAGCAGCAGAGACGGCAACGCCCATGGTGATGGCGCCCTCGATCCAGAACAGCCATCGCCACGCAGCATGGCCCAGCACGCCCTGCATGTTGGACAAGACACCCGCGCCGACAAGAGCGGAAAAGGCGTTGGAGATGAGGTTACCGCAGAAGAGAATGGCATTGCGCTTGGTGAGTTCGCTGCGCGTGTACCATTTGGACAGAATCAGCAGCGCACCAGGCAGGAAAGCCGCCTCGACGAAACCAAGGAAGAATCGAATGGAGACCATGCCTGCGAAATTGTGCACGCTTCCACTAAGAGTGGAAATAAGACCCCAGAGCAACATAGCCGCAGAAATGTACAGCGAAGGACGCTGGATGCGGTTGATGAACATGTTGGAGGGCACCTGCATGAGGATGTACCCGACGTACAGAATACTCAAGCAGGTGGCGTACTGGTTGTAGCTCAGGTTGAGGTCTTCTTGCAGGCCCTTGAGACGGGCGGCGGCCATGTTATTGCGGTCGAGGTAGTTCATGATGtagatgaggacgaagagggcGCAGCGGGTGTCGAGCTTGCGCTTCATGCTCTTTTCGACGGCGGCGCGATGCTGGGGGTCCATTGCGAGGGCAATAGCTGTCGGGCCGCGGGATTGCGACTCGACGCTTGTTTTGGCCGTGGCCATGTGGTCGTCTGGCTTTTGGTCTGCCATGGTATAGGTTGGGCTGGAGGCAGAGCAAGAGAGATGGGATGTTCAATTTGGTCGGGGCATCGTCGCATTTATGAACAGACAGAATGCCATGTTACATCATCGCGTCGCCTTGTTTGGTGTAGCGTgcagaggaggaagagaaaaaaataaaaacatgGGGGAACGATGAACTGGGGAAGGGGGTTTATCCGCTGTGCTTAACCGGATGAGGGCAAGTTGATGTCCCCGGGTTCCCCCAGAGTTGGTTGACTGTCACCCTCGAAAGAAGATGCAAAATCTGAGTGTCACACTTTTAAGGCGAGGACCAATTGAATGATGTGTGGAGGTGGTGGGTGTagatcttgtccttgtcgggGTTGAATACAGGGCATCTCGTCAAGTGAGCGCAAACAAGAACAGAGCAACCAGTATTTTTACTATCAATAAATCCATCTAATCACCGGTAGATCGATAAAAAAATAAGAATAAACAATGCCGTTTAATGCCGAACCAATTCTCCTCATTAACCTCCAAGTGTGCAACGTTGGAGAGAATGCGGAGTCTCCGCAAAGATAAAAAAGTGAGGGGAATCTGCCCATTCACCCATTCCAACCCCTACAGCGATAAAAAGGCCCGAATACAAAACGGAGTTACCACATTGAGCCGAAACCATGTCTTCCCCAGTTACAGAGTACAACTTGTGAGTAGGCAGCAGAATTAAAATTGGTTGCCCGTCTTTTCAATGCCCGTGGGGAAATACAAAGTTATAGTGGAGATTAAGTtggggaaaaaaaagaattggaGACAGGTTCGTGCTGGTAGACTGGGGGATTTTGGGTTTAGCGATGGTCTATAGTGGAGGAGGTTAGCTAATGGCGAGGGTGAGTGTCGACCGGTCCTCGGGAATTGTCGGTCAACAAAGGTCAATGCTGGGGTGGCCTGGGATGGAGAAGGGGATGGTCAAGGGTAAGAGTAAATCCAGTGCCATGGAATGGGTAACGAATATTGGATGAACAAGTTCTGATGTTGTGGTGATCAGAGGTTCCTAGAAGTTGAGATGTTggtggatgttggtggtggaggttggagatggttAGAGATGGTTGGCCGAGACAACAATAACGAGATGATCCACATTCAATGGTTACAGAATATAATCTTGAATTCTCTATCTCTATCTAAATAGTAGGTAGTAGCCATTGAGTGATCTGGTTGTTGGCAACTGATTTATCACAACTAACAGACACCATCTCATCTCTAGACACCACCAAACTCAGCATGAACCATGTAATGTTCAACAATATCCAACTCGTAATTATTTTATCATCAGAGATCTACTCAAAACACGCTAATACAAAAACCCATCTCTACCCCATCACCTCTCCAACCGCCCAGCAACACTCGTCTCATCTCTACTCTGCTTCAAAAACGGCACAAGCGTCGTCCCCCCCGTCCCCGTcaactcttcttctctacccttcttcaacgacGAACTCGCCAAATTCTGCGGTCCTTTGGTTACAGCCCCCTGCCTCGACGGCAAAATAATATACCGCGTCACAATCTGAATATGCTTATTCCTAAACACAGTCAACGCCTCCGTCGCAGCGCTAAAAGCTCCTTGTAACCGCTCCTGCTCAACTGTATGTGGTGTCTGCATCGCGAGTTCGCGAATGCTGCCCATGCGAGCAATATGCGTCAAGAAACGACGGTGTGGACCCGGCATGTAATCTTTCACGATGTCGTGATAACTTCTTTCTCCCTTGCGTTCTGTGTTGTTGCCGCTAGTGATGTGTTCTACACCTAGCACAATATCGAAGAATTGGATAAGAGAGCTTTGACCATTGCTTCCACCGCGTAAATGGCGCCATTCTCCTTTTCCGTTACCCTCGTCGTAGAAAACGCCATTAGGCAAACCAGCTGCTTCCATATTTTTACTACCCGCCAAAAAGGGACGTATCTTGTAGTAAAAAGTCATAGGATCACACTTTTCATACATTCTTTCTAATAGTGCACCGACACCCTCGATGCATGTTTTTAGATCTTGCAGGGcggagatgatggtgttgtagTCGCGTGTCTTGACGGCCTCGAGGGCTTCCATCATGCGGGGAATGATCTTTCCGGCGCGTGCTTCCATGGCGACGCTGATGAGGAGAAACCatgactctgactctgtGCCTGTAAAGGTGTGAAGAGTAGAAAGATCATCGAGGTTAGAAAAGTCGGGTCCGGCGCAGGAAAAGTTCCAGAGGTTGGCTGCGGCATAGGACAAAACGGGAGGAAGTTCGAGACGTTTTGACACGGCGAGGAAGGGGATTGTGATCTGAGGAGGCAGAATCTGTAAAATATTAGTACAAATAATACAAGAGAATGAACGAATGAACTCACCTCGGCTGGCTTCTCACCACCCCAGACATAAGCATGCGTCAAGAACGCAAGAACACTATAAGCCCTCCTCCACTCAGGCTCAGACTTTAGTCTATCCGTCCCCAACACAGGCATTGTATCAACAGCGCGTCTGATATCATTATACTGAATCAAAGGAGCAACATGTTGAATAACAAGTTCCCATGGTTGATAGTAAGGATCGGGGAATTGTTTCAAAGGGCTGTGCTCCGGGAGAAAAGCATTGCTCGTCACGGCAAACTGCTTTAGCTCGGCCGTGAGTTTGATACGGGGCAATTGGTGTGTAACGGCGTGTGGCGACATTGTGTAGATCAAAGAATAAACAATTAAACTGGCTTAACTTAATTGATGTAGATCAAACAATAACAATGACTGGCTGATGGGTATTGTAGATGAAAGAGATGACACTTTCTAGAAAAGTCTTGATTAAAATAACTCCCCCCTAAAACGCCAAGATacatctcttcctcccttCTATCCGTCTTCCGTGCATTTTTAATCCTCCGAATATCCTCACCTCCGAAGCATATCACGATACGGAATGAAACAGTGT is drawn from Fusarium graminearum PH-1 chromosome 3, whole genome shotgun sequence and contains these coding sequences:
- a CDS encoding L-xylulose reductase; translation: MVQQIPKANHILDLLSLKGKVVVVTGASGPRGMGIEAARGAAEMGADVAITYASRKEGADKNVEELVKEYGVKAKAYKLNAADYNDVERFVGEVVKDFGKIDGFVANAGATANAGVIDGSAADWDHVIQIDLNGTAYCAKAVGALFRKQGHGSFVITSSMSGHIANYPQEQTSYNVAKAGCIHMARSLANEWRDFARVNSISPGYIDTGLSDFIDAETQELWRSMIPMGRNGDAKELKAAYVYFLSDASTYTTGSDLVIDGGYTCR